A single region of the Triticum dicoccoides isolate Atlit2015 ecotype Zavitan chromosome 2B, WEW_v2.0, whole genome shotgun sequence genome encodes:
- the LOC119366639 gene encoding UDP-galactose transporter 1-like: MESAAGGGLGSMRAVLAILQWWGFNVTVIIINKWIFQKLDFKFPLTVSCVHFICSSIGAYVAIHVLKAKPLIQVEPEDRWKRIFPMSFVFCMNIVLGNVSLRYIPVSFMQTIKSFTPATTVILQWLVWSKHFEWRIWASLVPIVGGILLTSMTELSFNIFGFCAAMIGCLATSTKTILAESLLHGYKFDSINTVYYMAPFATMILALPAMLLEGGGVIDWFYTHDAVFSSLIIILGSGVLAFCLNFSIFYVIHSTTAVTFNVAGNLKVAVAVLVSWLIFRNPISPMNAIGCAITLVGCTFYGYVRHLISQQQAAAPLGSQGTNSPRSRVEMLPLVGDKEDKV, from the exons ATGGAGTCGGCGGCCGGCGGCGGGCTGGGCAGCATGCGCGCGGTGCTCGCCATCCTCCAGTGGTGGGGCTTCaacgtcaccgtcatcatcatcaacaagtGGATCTTCCAG aagCTGGATTTCAAGTTCCCCCTGACGGTGTCCTGCGTCCACTTCATATGCTCTTCCATCGGGGCATACGTCGCGATCCATGTGCTCAAGGCGAAGCCGCTGATTCAGGTCGAGCCCGAGGACCGCTGGAAGAGGATCTTCCCCATGTCCTTCGTGTTCTGCATGAACATCGTGCTCGGGAACGTCAGCCTGCGCTACATCCCGGTCTCCTTCATGCAGACTATCAAATCGTTCACCCCTGCAACCACAG TTATTCTGCAGTGGTTGGTTTGGAGCAAGCACTTTGAGTGGCGCATATGGGCTTCGCTGGTCCCGATAGTCGGGGGGATCCTCCTAACCTCAATGACAGAGCTCAGCTTCAACATTTTTGGTTTCTGTGCTGCCATGATTGGCTGCCTCGCCACGTCTACCAAGACCATCTTGGCAGAGTCCCTTCTCCACGGATACAAATTTGACAG CATTAACACAGTGTACTACATGGCACCCTTTGCCACCATGATATTGGCTCTACCAGCAATGTTGCTTGAAGGAGGTGGCGTAATCGACTGGTTCTACACGCACGACGCTGTCTTTTCTTCGCTGATTATCATCCTAGGCTCAGGGGTGCTTGCGTTTTGCCTCAACTTCTCCATCTTCTACGTGATCCATTCAACCACGGCAGTGACCTTCAATGTTGCTGGCAACCTTAAA GTTGCTGTTGCGGTCTTGGTCTCGTGGTTGATCTTCCGGAACCCGATCTCCCCAATGAATGCAATTGGATGTGCAATCACGCTCGTCGGCTGTACTTTCTATGGGTATGTGAGGCATCTCATCTCCCAACAGCAGGCTGCTGCCCCCCTAGGGAGCCAAGGAACGAACTCGCCGAGAAGTCGGGTGGAGATGCTCCCCCTTGTAGGCGACAAGGAAGATAAGGTCTAG
- the LOC119366641 gene encoding tubulin-folding cofactor B-like translates to MSKLQLPADDSVTLRVTHSNLASFASDIRVSQQTTVEALKDKLWKKTGTAVGSMRLELRDEAGARVADLDRDAAPLAAYSPYDGYRLHIIDLDPSSVTSGGWLEDTSLVEKYTISDEAYNKLGTNFRKFKEKMVSKTPVSDDKQSDNQMEELCANIKVGDRCEVEPGAKRGTVKFVGKAEALGRGFWVGVQYDEPLGKHDGMVKGVRFFECAQGHGAIVRPEKVKVGDFPERDPFDDEDEI, encoded by the exons ATGTCGAAGTTGCAGCTGCCGGCGGACGACAGCGTGACGCTGCGCGTCACGCACTCCAACCTCGCCTCCTTCGCCTCCGACATCCGCGTCTCCCAGCAG ACCACGGTGGAGGCGCTCAAGGACAAGCTGTGGAAGAAGACGGGCACGGCCGTGGGCTCCATGCGGCTGGAGCTCCGCGACGAGGCCGGCGCCAGGGTCGCCGACCTCGACCGCGACGCCGCGCCCCTCGCCGCCTACTCCCCCTACGACGG GTACCGGCTGCACATCATCGACCTCGACCCCTCCTCGGTGACCTCCGGCGGGTGGCTGGAGGACACCTCGCTCGTCGAGAAGTACACCATATCGGACGAAGCGTACAACAAACTCGGCA CAAACTTCCGGAAGTTCAAAGAGAAGATGGTGTCGAAAACCCCTGTATCGGATGATAAGCAA TCAGACAATCAGATGGAGGAATTGTGTGCCAATATCAAG GTGGGAGATAGATGTGAAGTCGAGCCAGGTGCCAAGAGGGGCACCGTGAAATTCGTCGGCAAAGCTGAAGCCCTTGGGCGTGGATTTTGGGTTGGAGTGCAATACGACGAGCCCCTTGGAAAACACGATGGCAT GGTGAAAGGCGTGCGCTTCTTCGAGTGCGCTCAAGGGCATGGGGCGATTGTTAGGCCAGAGAAAGTGAAG GTTGGCGACTTCCCGGAGAGGGACCCATTCGATGATGAAGATGAGATATAG
- the LOC119366638 gene encoding putative 1-phosphatidylinositol-3-phosphate 5-kinase FAB1D produces MNNNTLIITTTTTSTITTRREGSVDGTPNRVHFLLPAYQATAKHADDSDGAAESTGAEEGDAVWVPPEPANNDDDDTNHLGAHTNDDDDDDDDDEWHDGISWGQPSSSDSEPSPSPSPREERHTGMLKAMDRQLKMLTTRFLASAGISLPREDDGGESWLDIVTALSWEAALLIKPDGKAGSEMDPGSYIKVKRIASGTRRQCEVINGLVFRKYAAHKHMPTKCHNPKLLLLGGTLGDSDVGLSSFDSMGQEKDHLEKAISLVMEKCAPDVILVEKTVSRDIQELLLNQGVTLVLDMKLDRLQRIARCSGSPTVSVLDIMTTTKLKQCDYFHIEKVTEEHNGGEGGKRPLKTLMFLEGFPRPLGCTILLRGANSDELKKVKQVILHTVFAAYHLVLEASFFEDQRVFLNDANAPNSVGMNEGPSFPVSHTETDVSCNKSLEHSSDAETSTAHSENPDALHSPTDGCSSELMEGTSRTIHSNHALPSEKMLVSSVSGSLRGFIDKFRRQNIYLPVTSQETADNQKEGTPELNQEVPSEGLHAVVMTDGSGEYTDSLKDFQKQTDKQMIHDQLSVAFENGEQHNTPYSEEKTLHIDEADDVLDSQSILILMSSQCIAKQVICEQSHLSRINYYGNFDVSLGRYLQDILQNQNLSCFSCGEPPEAHMYSYTHRDGNLTVLVKRLLPEHRLSGEAKGKIWMWTRCLRCEQESGISKSSRRVMMSAEARNLSFGKFLELSFSSHSADRRLSVCGHSVNRDCLRFFGLGSKVAMFQYSSVEIYNACKPQQTLEFHNPSTHELFEQQGRNVLARGVTIFTEVESIIEDMKNQFPEVVINCGAFLPVKEFSQLEEMLVKEKAEFVDFLMKAFDRHGVSMSSVHEILDVNWLYQDLLLGQYVWDRRLHGLLLCKSAGKERMSNSMKKVTIELTHDRTATGAEADDIAEGTSSQLSLENGSIEPVNRHSSAVTDEAHQDRHYEKQDSAKMSPSGTSDRLDAQGQRNGPILQRTMSFKQGIQQFRVSEWEDRERWVWSPLSELRLAYRKELQAGCLDKFELVNRFSPSHLPPLHKQSAEEAPSPRFVVGPGGNVLSVSEDEISSIVSRALAISEDRRHLLDSIVESHASDTPSMLSECSSSASSSSWSSESSDSEAGFLSDELYNYDSSLLSSSLHPEISVNGKANLKGKYSVICVHANQFYTLRQKCCPSELAYIASISRCKKWNAQGGKSKAFFAKTMDGRFIVKQIQKTEFESFIEFAPDYFKHVYHSLDTGSQTCLAKILGIYQVKQIRHGKEVKIDLMVMENLLFGHNVSRIYDLKGAVFSRYIADSSDPHTVYLDQNFVEDMRVSPIYIGGRTKHLLQRAIWNDTSFLTSVNVMDYSLLVGVNEQNHEFVLGIIDYLRQYTWDKQLETWAKTSLVVPKNESPTVISPREYKKRFRKFMAKYFLTVPDDWTTAKKSSGTCKYCTRGNCNLSKIDSQKPHHQTETCSIQ; encoded by the exons ATGAATAACAATACgctcatcatcaccaccaccaccaccagcactaTTACTACTAGAAG GGAGGGCAGCGTCGACGGTACACCGAACCGTGTCCATTTCCTGCTGCCGGCGTACCAGGCCACCGCCAAGCATGCCGACGACTCTGACGGTGCCGCTGAGTCCACCGGCGCCGAGGAGGGTGATGCCGTCTGGGTACCGCCAGAGCCGGCCAACAACGATGATGATGATACCAACCATTTGGGTGCACACAcaaatgatgatgatgacgacgacgatgatgatgaatgGCATGATGGTATCAGTTGGGGGCAGCCGAGCTCCAGCGACTCTGAACCCAGCCCGAGTCCTAGCCCCAGGGAGGAGCGGCACACCGGGATGCTCAAGGCCATGGACAGGCAGCTCAAGATGCTCACCACCCGGTTCCTAGCGTCCGCCGGCATCTCCTTGCCCCGGGAAGACGACGGCGGCGAAAGCTGGCTCGACATCGTAACCGCCCTATCCTGGGAGGCTGCTCTGCTCATCAAGCCTGACGGCAAAGCCGGAAGTGAAATGGACCCTGGGTCTTATATCAAGGTCAAGCGCATCGCCTCCGGCACCCGGCGACAGTG TGAGGTTATCAACGGGTTGGTCTTCAGGAAGTATGCAGCTCACAAGcacatgcccaccaagtgccacaaCCCCAAGCTGCTGCTGCTCGGAGGCACCCTCGGGGACTCCGATGTCGGCCTCTCATCATTTGATTCCATGGGACAG GAAAAGGACCATTTGGAAAAGGCTATCAGCCTAGTGATGGAGAAATGTGCTCCAGATGTCATCCTGGTGGAGAAAACAGTTTCGCGGGACATACAGGAGCTTCTACTGAACCAAGGTGTCACTCTGGTGCTCGATATGAAGCTCGACCGGTTGCAGAGAATTGCTCGCTGCTCTGGATCTCCTACAGTCTCTGTTTTAGACATCATGACCACGACGAAGCTGAAGCAGTGCGACTACTTCCACATCGAAAAGGTCACGGAGGAGCATAACGGTGGTGAGGGCGGGAAGCGGCCGTTGAAAACGTTGATGTTCTTGGAAGGGTTTCCCAGGCCGTTGGGATGCACG ATATTATTGCGAGGAGCAAATAGCGACGAACTGAAGAAAGTCAAGCAAGTCATACTCCACACAGTGTTTGCCGCGTACCACCTGGTTCTTGAGGCATCCTTCTTTGAAGATCAGAGGGTATTCTTGAACGATGCAAATGCTCCAAACTCTGTTGGTATGAACGAAGGGCCATCATTTCCTGTCAGTCATACAGAGACTGATGTCAGCTGTAACAAATCACTGGAGCATAGTTCTGATGCAGAGACAAGTACTGCTCATTCTGAAAATCCAGATGCCTTACACTCACCGACGGATGGCTGCTCGAGTGAGCTCATGGAGGGTACAAGTAGAAccatccattcaaatcatgcacttcCTTCTGAAAAGATGCTAGTATCATCAGTCTCGGGGTCACTGAGAGGATTCATCGATAAATTCCGCCGTCAGAACATTTATCTACCTGTCACTTCTCAAGAGACAGCTGATAACCAGAAAGAAGGAACACCTGAGCTCAATCAAGAAGTACCAAGTGAAGGTCTTCATGCTGTGGTAATGACAGATGGTTCCGGTGAGTACACGGACAGTTTAAAAGATTTCCAGAAACAAACAGATAAACAAATGATACATGACCAATTGTCAGTTGCATTTGAAAATGGGGAGCAACACAACACCCCTTACAGTGAAGAGAAAACCTTACACATTGACGAGGCTGACGACGTGTTGGATTCTCAGAGCATACTGATTTTGATGTCTAGCCAATGCATCGCTAAACAGGTCATTTGTGAGCAGAGTCATCTGTCCCGGATAAATTACTATGGAAATTTTGATGTCTCCTTAGGACGATATTTGCAAGACATTTTGCAGAATCAG AACCTAAGCTGTTTCTCATGCGGAGAGCCTCCGGAGGCTCACATGTACTCTTACACCCACCGCGACGGTAATCTGACCGTTCTTGTGAAGCGTTTGCTGCCTGAGCATCGCTTGTCCGGTGAAGCCAAAGGAAAAATTTGGATGTGGACTAGATGCCTAAGATGTGAGCAGGAAAGCGGGATATCCAAATCATCTCGAAGAGTGATGATGTCGGCCGAGGCACGGAATCTCTCGTTCGGGAAGTTCCTTGAACTCAGCTTTTCAAGCCACTCTGCTGATAGAAGGCTGTCAGTATGTGGACACTCGGTGAACAGGGACTGCTTGCGCTTTTTTGG GCTGGGCTCCAAAGTTGCAATGTTTCAGTATTCATCGGTCGAAATATACAACGCTTGCAAGCCACAGCAAACCCTCGAGTTCCATAATCCCAGCACGCACGAGTTGTTCGAGCAGCAGGGGAGAAAT GTTCTTGCCAGAGGAGTTACCATTTTCACTGAAGTTGAAAGCATAATAGAGGACATGAAGAATCAGTTTCCCGAGGTGGTGATCAACTGCGGCGCCTTCCTTCCCGTTAAAGAGTTTTCTCAACTCGAAGAGATGTTGGTTAAAGAGAAGGCCGAGTTTGTG GATTTTCTCATGAAGGCTTTTGATCGGCATGGCGTGTCTATGTCCTCGGTGCACGAGATTCTTGATGTGAATTGGCTCTATCAGGACCTTCTGCTTGGACAGTATGTCTGGGACCGTCGGCTGCATGGACTTCTACTTTGTAAATCTGCTGGAAAAGAAAGAATGAGTAACAGCATGAAGAAGGTGACTATTGAACTTACTCATGACCGGACGGCAACCGGAGCCGAGGCCGATGATATCGCCGAGGGCACCAGCAGCCAACTATCATTGGAGAATGGATCTATTGAGCCAGTGAACAGACATTCATCAGCAGTGACTGACGAAGCCCATCAGGATAGGCATTATGAAAAGCAAGATAGCGCAAAGATGTCACCGTCCGGAACATCAGATAGATTGGATGCTCAGGGGCAGAGAAATGGTCCAATTTTACAACGTACGATGTCCTTTAAGCAAGGTATTCAACAATTCAGAGTTTCAGAATGGGAGGACAGGGAGAGATGGGTCTGGAGTCCCCTTAGTGAGTTAAGATTGGCTTACAGGAAGGAGCTTCAGGCTGGATGCTTGGACAAATTTGAGCTTGTTAACCGCTTTTCGCCATCTCATTTACCACCCTTGCACAAACAATCTGCTGAAGAGGCGCCCTCTCCGCGGTTCGTCGTTGGTCCCGGTGGCAATGTCTTGTCTGTATCAGAGGATGAGATATCCAGCATAGTCTCCCGTGCTCTCGCCATATCCGAGGACCGTCGCCACCTACTGGATTCTATTGTCGAGAGTCATGCATCGGACACTCCTAGCATGTTATCCGAATGTTCCTCTTCCGCCTCTTCATCATCCTGGTCATCCGAATCttcagattctgaagcaggctttttGTCCGACGAACTGTACAACTACGACAGCTCGCTCCTATCATCCTCTCTCCATCCGGAGATATCTGTCAATGGGAAAGCAAATCTCAAAGGAAAATATTCAGTTATATGTGTGCACGCTAATCAGTTTTACACTCTTAGACAGAAATGCTGCCCATCTGAGCTTGCATACATCGCTTCCATAAGCCGATGCAAGAAATGGAACGCGCAAGGCGGAAAGAGCAAGGCTTTCTTTGCGAAAACAATGGATGGCAGGTTCATCGTCAAGCAAATACAAAAGACGGAGTTCGAGTCTTTCATAGAATTTGCCCCTGATTACTTTAAGCATGTTTACCACTCTCTCGACACCGGGAGCCAAACCTGCCTTGCCAAAATTCTAGGCATCTATCAG GTTAAGCAGATAAGGCATGGCAAGGAAGTGAAGATTGATCTGATGGTGATGGAAAATCTCCTCTTTGGACATAATGTGTCACGGATATACGATCTTAAAGGTGCGGTTTTCTCTCGATACATAGCCGACTCGAGTGACCCTCACACTGTCTACTTGGATCAAAACTTTGTCGAGGACATGCGTGTTTCTCCAATCTATATTGGCGGGAGAACGAAACATCTCTTGCAGCGGGCAATCTGGAACGATACATCTTTCCTCACG TCAGTTAATGTTATGGACTACTCTCTACTTGTGGGAGTCAACGAACAAAACCATGAGTTTGTACTTGGCATCATCGACTACCTGAGGCAGTACACTTGGGACAAGCAACTGGAGACATGGGCGAAGACTTCTCTCGTGGTGCCAAAGAATGAGTCGCCGACAGTAATTTCACCCAGGGAGTACAAGAAAAGGTTCAGGAAGTTCATGGCCAAATATTTCCTGACGGTCCCAGATGATTGGACCACCGCAAAGAAGAGTTCAGGGACCTGTAAATATTGTACTCGCGGCAACTGTAACTTGTCGAAGATCGACAGCCAGAAGCCTCATCATCAAACCGAGACATGCTCTATCCAGTGA
- the LOC119366640 gene encoding uncharacterized protein LOC119366640: MAALAMAMGMGMAAAPRVAQPPGGARCVSVRAAAPPRQQRSSRPPPRNRGPPPQNRRRGPPPRLRDDDGEDQGPPGRRGPHGAPSRHHQGRGPPRGSAGRPPPRGQSDRAPPADMARSPVAALRREEQFEDEAGHGDYDEEEEEEGRFAGGTRSGGAMPKPPAGFVLDDQGRCIAAASKRIVTIIDDANNRPLECIIRRVFSSTQDHECLLLCPVDMPVQVLKSTNFSGWIAVDDDQIKQIIPSVAYALARVHMHFVESGFCYTARGGFCFPEDAIQEFHDSSGGSGEAPFEGVEICNFNLDGAHYMIYTPVDPLLFVAVKDKDGVLRIAEDDLMDDPNIVSAIDEETEFTALVEEEEALLESILHGDDDVS; the protein is encoded by the exons ATGGCGGCTTTGGCAATggcgatggggatggggatggcggCTGCCCCCCGGGTGGCCCAGCCGCCGGGTGGCGCGCGGTGCGTCTCCGTCCGCGCGGCTGCGCCGCCAAGGCAGCAGCGGTCGTCCCGGCCGCCGCCCAGGAACCGCGGCCCTCCTCCGCAGAACCGCCGGCGCGGGCCGCCGCCCAGGCTCCGCGACGACGACGGCGAAGACCAGGGTCCGCCCGGGAGGAGGGGCCCTCATGGCGCGCCCAGCCGCCACCACCAGGGCCGCGGGCCGCCGAGGGGCTCAGCCGGCCGGCCCCCGCCCAGGGGGCAATCCGACCGCGCGCCGCCGGCAGACATGGCCCGCTCGCCCGTCGCCGCTCTGCGGCGGGAGGAGCAGTTCGAGGACGAGGCGGGGCACGGGGactacgacgaggaggaggaggaggaggggaggttcgCCGGGGGCACCCGGTCGGGCGGCGCCATGCCCAAGCCGCCCGCCGGCTTCGTGCTGGACGACCAGGGCCGGTGCATCGCCGCCGCCTCCAAGCGCATAGTCACCATC ATTGATGACGCAAACAATCGCCCGTTGGAGTGCATAATCAGGAGGGTGTTCAGCAGCACGCAGGATCACGAGTGCTTGCTTCTCTGCCCGGTCGACAT GCCTGTGCAGGTGCTCAAGAGCACGAACTTCAGCGGCTGGATTGCC GTTGACGATGACCAGATTAAGCAGATCATTCCATCGGTTGCGTACGCCCTTGCTAGGGTACATATGCACTTTGTCGAAAGCGG ATTCTGCTACACAGCACGAGGTGGCTTCTGCTTTCCTGAAGATGCTATCCAAGAATTCCACG ATTCTAGTGGCGGTAGCGGGGAGGCACCTTTTGAAGGTGTAGAGATTTGCAACTTCAATTTG GACGGTGCACACTATATGATCTATACACCAGTCGATCCGCTTCTATTCGTCGCAGTCAAG GACAAGGACGGTGTGCTACGCATTGCTGAAGAT GATCTGATGGACGACCCCAACATCGTGAGCGCCATAGACGAAGAGACAGAATTCACGGCATTGGTG gaggaggaggaggcccttcTCGAATCGATACTGCACGGCGACGATGATGTTAGCTGA